TCATGGCAGCAGGAGTGGCCATGGGCTGGGTTTCTGTGTGATGACTTGTCTGTAGCTCTGAACTGTTTACTACTCTTCAGACCTTCCTTATCAAACCCACTGAGTTGGCAATGGCAGCGCATTGTAAAGCAAGTACCAATAATAACACAGAGTGACTCAGCCTTGTGTGGCCCACCATCCACAAGGCTTATACAACACTGTACACTTGGACTGTTGATTCAGGTTAATGTGATGCTGTGCTCTAAATAACCAGGGTTGTCCCACAGCACTAATCACATTCAGCTTGTAGGATAAAATGAACATGGTAATCACTTGACTTCTCCTAATTATTCTCTTAATACCAGTGTAACaaagttgttttcattcatgaatTCCTACCTCACCATGTCTTCAGCCCAAGTTCCTGGAGTCAATCTGTCCTTGGACGTTGCTCTGTCCTATGTCCTATCTCCATGGGCCTATGCTTAATGAAGGCGCTTCACAGCAACATAAAGCTACACCTACCTCTGTTTCTACTGAACTGACTGACTCGTTTTCAGGTTTGGTCGAAGTTTTTCCACGGGGTTTAACAGACTGAAATACTGTTaaccattttcattttagtgtCTTCAAATCGCTTgctttgtctgaccaacagtccaaatcACAAAGatatttgattgacagtgataaaaacagagaaaatcctcACCTATGAGAAGCTGgaattgttgttttcttgatttatcAACTACTTTTTTCAAAACTGTCGaattattttctgacaattaattaattttctgcacTAAAGATCATcacaaaatgcttgttttcactccaaacatatatttatatacagtatgtatatttCATTGTTGAGTTGACAGTGCCTATTATAAAGGCTGTGGACTTACAAATGTTATCAATGTTGTTAGTAAATTATTCATGCTCTTTAGCATAGAGTACCAGTTGCATCATTGTTAAGGCCGCAGTATGTCTCTGTGAGCTGTTATTAAAGGATTATAAAGAATGCAGCTGATAACCTCAATGAGCTAAAGCAAACCTGCAGTCCAGCATACAGCAGCAGTGGTTTCTTGCTGCTGCAAATCTATGAGCAGGTTTAGATTTTCAtgagcagtaaaaataaaaggaaacaatAAAACTACACTGGCATCTTCCCTTAAGTTTCCATGGAGTCGAAGGTGTGAACCTCAAAATCAGACTTGGGTGACTCGAAGTGGCTGACCAGATGACTGAGGCAGAAGCTCAGCACCGAAGAACACCTGGTATTCTTTCTGAACAATAAGTCCAGGGTTTGACGATGTGACACGTAGTCTGCAGTTAGCCTCCAGGGAGAACAGGCCGGCCGTATAGAGAGATTTACTCCACGGTTCCATGCTGCAACTCACTGTGTCCACCGATGAAAGGAGAGGCACGTTTTCAGCGTAAGTTTCTCGGAATAAAAGCACCACAGTGGCGAGTCTCAGCACATCGGGACACTCATAGTCTTCCTTACTCTCATAAGTGATCTGCAGAAAGACTCTGTAGATGCCATTCATGGGCACCACTAGGTTTCCACTGGAGTAGTTGAAGCCTCCATGACAGTAGGCATGTCCATCCTTATTTTCCCATTCAAGATATTCCCCATCAGGGATTTCGCCTTTAGGAGCTAAGAGTGAGGGCAGAAAGGCAAAACTGAGGTTATGAATGTTCATTTCTAGACATGTGTGTTGTTACACATTTAAGTAAAACTGGGAACATGCTAAAGCACAGGGGGGCAACTACTTGCcattaaaaactgaacatgtgCCAGTTTTTATTACAACCCAACTGTACAATTGGTTCAATCCTGATTAACTAGACTGATTGGCTGACCAtcagtcagagaggaggaagtaaTCTGTGAAACATGCTGACGGAGGCTTTGGCTgaaatgaagagctgcagacgCTCTTCTTGATGTAAGTGAGTCTATTACTAACTGACCAGTGCTAGTCATCTGGAATCCTTCCCTAACCACTTCCTTTCCCTTGTGACTTGGACTATGAAAATGATGTGGATCATATCCCACAGCCTTTACAGTCTCTAGTTGGGAGATTTTGGAGCAAAATGCTAGACAGCGCTCTGCTCCATCATCACTGAAAAACCAAATGAAGGCGTAGATTTGGGAAGAATGCTGTTCATCCCTCCAGTAGACTAAGAATCTATGCAAAGGAGCACACACGCTGCTCTGGTGGTGGGACATcttattgttgtttattctttaatatttcccccatctgtctctgtctctgcccaTCTGCATACCATAGGCTacatgcagtatgtacaggCTACACAGCTTtcccagttctgttctgttctgtttaacCCAAGTCTGCCTCTGCTTATCTGATGTGCTTTGCACATAGTGCACTTCCCATGTCAAGGTTTTTCTTCAGTCTTCTctacaacacagacaaactctCTTGTAGTCTCCACTCTGATTATGCTGTTTAAAATACAGCGTATTATAAATTCTAGGTTCATATAATTTATATGTGATGCCAGACCAACATAATAAAGACTATTACATTCCCTGCTGTATATGCTGAAACTGGTTGCGTGTGTTTACTGCACAAATGTTCTTTGCAGTCAATATTTGCATGTAATATAGCCTGTAAGACGCCTGTGGAAAAGTAGAAAAGTACAGTAAAACCCTAATCCTGAAGTTTTACCTGTTAGCATGGCACTTGGATACTGTGAGTctttatgttgctgttgttcaacGCTGACGCCTAGAAGAGAGATTCAAAGATTGTGGGTTTATACATTGATGAATGATTGCTTTTACAAGCCCATTTTCTCTTTCCTGGACAGAACATAGCCTGTAATCTCACTAGATTGTTTGATAGCAAGATACTTACCTGACGTGTGGCTGATAGGCGGCACAGTGGGCTGTAAGGAAACAAACAGTGTTAGCAACGTTTGTTACACATCAGAGTAATGATAGAAGAATTCAAGATAACACGGACAAAAACAATACGAACgataaacacagcagcaagaGTGCATTCCAATGGCACAACTGGAATTACAAAAAGAactgtttcactttcacttgAGCAGTTAGAGCACATCGTAATATTTGAACACATACAACAGCAGTTCATTTAAATATTGCTGCTACACTGTTGCGTTTAACCACACCAACTATATTTATTGGACAAACTAATTAAGAATGAAATGTGTTGTAAATGGTAGGCTACAATACCAAGCACAGCACTAATGTTGCTTCAGTAACCACGAGCTGAGCCTTGACATGAGGTGATCATGGCTCATAACGCAGAGTGGGTGTCTTGTGATTGTTGGGAAGTGCTGAAGGGAGCTTTCAGCAAAGACTGACAAAATCACTGCTGTGAGTGTTTCCAGCTGAATGcacatcaaaaacaacagccCAGACTGGCTGACTTTCCTCCAGGCAGGATTTCACAGGGCAGAAAATCACGCAGCACATCTGGGAGTGTCTTGATCATTTCAGGTACAGTCGCACCTCGTTACTGACTGGGTGGATGACATCATTACGCAGCGTACAACGTGCCGGAAACGCATTAGAGGAAGAAGCAAGGAAACTGTAACAAAAAGAGGGTGTCTAGTTACTAAGCAACGAAACTAACAGAAATTAAAAAGATGGCTCCGTCCTGTCGCTCGTTGCAACTTTTCTTCGCTGGGCCGTGCCAACCTGTGCCAACCCGTGCTAACCTGTAACAACCTGTGCCAACCCGTGCTAACCTGTAACAACCTGTGCCAGCCCGTGCTAACCTGTGCCAACCTGTGCCAGCCCGTGCCAACCCGTGCCAACCTGTGGCAGCCTTTGGCAGCCGTAatgttgtttgttctgctgaTCCATAGATCATAGAAAGCCCAGACTTCCGGACAGCAGTGGTGGGTAAAGGCTCGAGGTGCTGCCGCGTGCGTGTTCCTACCTTTGAGCTGGTGAGCGAGCACGAGCTCGCAGCCGCTCAGCACCTGCTCTGCTACAATGCGCGTGCAGCCGacaagtacacacaaacacatcatttcaCTGGACTTCCGTTGCCAACTTTGAACTAACTGTAGCAAAACTGCAACAGGAAATAAACTTTGACCCATTTAGAAAGCTCTCAGAGCCGTAAAACGCCCTGCCGCTGGTCAACGACGCACCGACCGGCTGCTTGGCGTTAGCTTCATGAAGCAGACATTTCTACCCTGACTGCACAACAGAGtactttcagtcattttaaagcagTAATACTTCAGCTGCCAACGACAGCGCCTGTTAACTGAAGGACCGCggtgttttcaggtgtgtgaAGTTTACCTGGCTGTCCGGATGACCTCGCCTTCCCTGAACAACCGTGATCAGTAAAACCAGAGCTCCTGCGACCAGTAGGACGAACGCCACGGCTAAGAACCGGGCCATTCGCCGGAGCCGAGTCTCTCTCTGGCGCAGAGTTTGGATCAAAGTGTCTGTCCCATGTGAGCCTGTGTGTCCTGCTCCGCAGCAGCAGCCGTCTCCCTCCATGCCGATGGTTTCCCATTCGCGGTTAAGCAGCCAGCTCCCATCCAGCATCTCCATTTATCAGCTGCTGTCGCCCACGTTGAGTCTCGATTTAAGCGAGTTTCACTGGGTGTCTGGACTCAAACACGAACTTCCTCTTTCTGAAATAAGGTTTTCATGCGTTACATCTTCAGCACGAGACACAAAGTGGTCACAAATATTCCC
The DNA window shown above is from Chelmon rostratus isolate fCheRos1 chromosome 5, fCheRos1.pri, whole genome shotgun sequence and carries:
- the si:ch211-158d24.4 gene encoding lymphotoxin-alpha; translation: MEMLDGSWLLNREWETIGMEGDGCCCGAGHTGSHGTDTLIQTLRQRETRLRRMARFLAVAFVLLVAGALVLLITVVQGRRGHPDSQPTVPPISHTSGVSVEQQQHKDSQYPSAMLTAPKGEIPDGEYLEWENKDGHAYCHGGFNYSSGNLVVPMNGIYRVFLQITYESKEDYECPDVLRLATVVLLFRETYAENVPLLSSVDTVSCSMEPWSKSLYTAGLFSLEANCRLRVTSSNPGLIVQKEYQVFFGAELLPQSSGQPLRVTQV